The following coding sequences lie in one Micromonospora sp. R77 genomic window:
- a CDS encoding cytochrome P450, with protein sequence MDAADALALLMSPQGRIDPYPTYERLRAHGPVAQAGPVFYAVTGYAEADEILRDPRFGVMDDDLRDQFLPGWRDSPAVLSISRSMLRTNPPDHSRMRRLAAGAFTPRRIAGLRDVAVAQADELIDRMRDRGRAGEPVDFMADFAYPLPVGVICALLGVPAADRPLFRRWASDLTGVLEPEITSEELAVADRGAVELRDYFVELVEARRRAPADDLTTALVQVHDADGERLSGDELLANLVVLLVAGFETTTNLLGNGLVVLLEHPRAAAALRGHPEFAPDYVDELLRYDSPVQLTSRMSTAPTRYGGLDLPAGSWLILMLGAANRDPRRYPEPHRFDPWRPQIHPLSFGAGPHYCLGAGLARLEAQVAFPQLLRRLPGLALAGEPERRVRLTLRGYATLPVTVGEEPPVTDRGTPAGAAPGTP encoded by the coding sequence TCGACCCCTATCCGACGTACGAGCGGCTGCGCGCGCACGGCCCGGTGGCGCAGGCCGGTCCGGTCTTCTACGCGGTCACCGGCTATGCCGAGGCCGACGAGATCCTGCGCGACCCCCGGTTCGGGGTGATGGACGACGACCTGCGCGACCAGTTCCTGCCCGGTTGGCGGGACAGCCCGGCGGTGCTGTCGATCTCCCGCTCCATGCTGCGCACCAACCCGCCGGACCACAGCCGGATGCGGCGACTCGCGGCCGGCGCGTTCACGCCCCGCCGGATCGCCGGCCTGCGGGACGTGGCGGTGGCGCAGGCCGACGAGCTGATCGACCGGATGCGGGACCGGGGCCGCGCCGGGGAGCCGGTCGACTTCATGGCCGACTTCGCGTACCCGCTGCCGGTCGGCGTGATCTGCGCGCTGCTCGGCGTGCCGGCGGCGGACCGGCCGCTGTTCCGCCGGTGGGCGTCCGACCTGACCGGCGTGCTGGAGCCGGAGATCACGTCCGAGGAGCTGGCGGTCGCCGACCGCGGTGCCGTCGAGCTGCGCGACTACTTCGTCGAGCTGGTCGAGGCGCGCCGGCGCGCCCCGGCCGACGACCTGACCACCGCCCTGGTGCAGGTGCACGACGCCGACGGCGAGCGGCTCTCCGGAGACGAGCTGCTGGCCAACCTGGTGGTGCTGCTGGTGGCCGGTTTCGAGACGACCACCAACCTGCTCGGCAACGGCCTGGTGGTGCTGCTGGAGCATCCCCGGGCGGCCGCCGCGCTGCGCGGTCATCCCGAGTTCGCCCCCGACTACGTCGACGAGCTGCTGCGCTACGACTCACCCGTCCAGCTCACCTCGCGGATGAGCACCGCCCCGACCCGGTACGGCGGGCTCGACCTGCCCGCCGGCAGCTGGCTGATCCTCATGCTCGGGGCCGCCAACCGGGATCCCCGGCGCTATCCGGAGCCGCACCGGTTCGACCCGTGGCGGCCGCAGATCCACCCGCTCTCCTTCGGCGCCGGCCCGCACTACTGCCTCGGCGCGGGGCTGGCCCGACTGGAGGCGCAGGTGGCCTTCCCGCAGCTGCTGCGTCGGCTGCCCGGCCTGGCCCTGGCCGGCGAGCCGGAGCGCCGGGTCCGGCTGACCCTGCGCGGCTACGCCACCCTGCCGGTCACCGTGGGTGAGGAGCCCCCGGTCACCGATCGCGGTACGCCGGCCGGGGCGGCTCCGGGGACTCCGTAG
- the def gene encoding peptide deformylase — protein sequence MTVQPIRLFGDPVLRTPADPVVDFDVELRTLIADLTDTMHEQGGAGLAAPQLGVGLRVFTFDVDDVVGHLVNPVLEFPDAEEQDGPEGCLSIPGLYFDTKRRQNVIAKGFNGYGDPMQIVGTGLMARCVQHETDHLDGVLFVDRLDPAGRKAAMKAIRQAEWYDPATPPTVKLNPHAAGNPFGLGR from the coding sequence GTGACCGTTCAGCCCATCCGTCTGTTCGGGGATCCGGTGCTGCGCACGCCGGCCGATCCGGTGGTCGACTTCGACGTCGAGCTGCGCACGTTGATCGCCGATCTCACCGACACGATGCACGAGCAGGGCGGGGCCGGCCTGGCCGCGCCGCAGCTCGGGGTGGGCCTGCGGGTCTTCACCTTCGACGTCGACGACGTCGTCGGTCACCTGGTCAACCCGGTGCTGGAGTTCCCGGACGCCGAGGAGCAGGACGGCCCGGAGGGGTGCCTCTCCATCCCGGGCCTCTACTTCGACACCAAGCGCCGGCAGAACGTGATCGCCAAGGGCTTCAACGGCTACGGCGACCCGATGCAGATCGTCGGCACCGGGCTGATGGCCCGCTGCGTGCAGCACGAGACCGACCACCTCGACGGGGTGCTCTTCGTCGACCGGCTGGACCCGGCCGGCCGCAAGGCCGCGATGAAGGCGATCCGCCAGGCCGAGTGGTACGACCCGGCCACGCCGCCCACGGTCAAGCTGAACCCGCACGCCGCGGGGAACCCCTTCGGTCTGGGGCGGTGA